Proteins found in one Triticum urartu cultivar G1812 chromosome 4, Tu2.1, whole genome shotgun sequence genomic segment:
- the LOC125550652 gene encoding non-lysosomal glucosylceramidase-like isoform X1: protein MCRQISPIIPHNYQQSSYPVAVFTFAVTNSGTTAADVTLLFTWANSVGGKSELTGYHSNSSMTEKDGVHGVLLHHRTADGLPPVTFAIAAQEKEGVHISECPYFMMSGSSDEFTAKDMWNSVKEHGSFDLLDPVNSSTSSKPGTSIGAAIAASVKLAPQATQNVSFSLAWASPEVKFCSGKTYHRRYTKFYGTDVDAAASLARDAILNHSSWEMQIEDWQHPILQDKRFPEWYPVTLFNELYYLNAGGTIWTDGLPPIQSLTAIGGKKFSLDMSNGETDDDNEMNPQTNTATDILHQMASVLERIHASLASNSAIGTTLLQGEENIGQFLYLEGIEYYMWNTYDVHFYSSFSLIMLFPKLQLSVQRDFAAAVMMHDPEKLKLLHDGKLAARKVLGAVPHDLGLYDPWFKVNAYTLHNTDRWKDLNPKFVLQVYRDVVATGDKSFARAVWPSVYMAMAYMEQFDKDKDGMIENEDFPDQTYDVWSMAGVSAYCGGLWVAALQAASALAHEVGDKASEKLFWNKYEKAKSVYDKLWNGSYFNYDDAGTKASTSIHADQLAGQWYAKACGLSSIVDKDKSQSALEKIYTFNVMKFKDGNRGAINGMWPDGTLDMSTMQSREIWPGVTYALAASMIQEGMVEEGFKTAEGVYHAAWSSEGLGYAFQTPESWNNDDEYRSLCYMRPLAIWAIQWALSNPKLHKEPPTDITQDSFPKNQFSYARIAKLLQLPEDESSKSVPRVIYEIVRNRFTS, encoded by the exons ATGTGCCGTCAGATTTCTCCAATTATTCCACACAATTATCAACAGAGCAGTTATCCTGTTGCAGTATTCACTTTCGCA GTAACTAATTCAGGAACCACAGCTGCTGATGTGACTTTGCTTTTTACATGGGCT AACTCTGTTGGTGGAAAATCTGAACTCACAGGATACCATTCTAATTCTAGTATGAC AGAAAAGGATGGCGTGCATGGTGTACTGTTACACCACAG AACAGCTGATGGACTGCCACCAGTAACTTTCGCCATAGCTGCACAAGAGAAAGAGGGTGTTCATATCTCTGAATGCCCTTACTTTATGATGTCCGGTAGCTCTGATGAATTCACAGCAAAAGATATGTGGAACTCAGTGAAAGAG CATGGATCTTTTGATCTGCTTGATCCTGTCAATTCATCAACGTCCTCCAAACCAGGAACATCAATAGGAGCAGCTATTGCAGCTTCAGTTAAGCTTGCTCCTCAGGCAACCCAGAATGTTTCATTTTCACTTGCATGGGCTTCCCCTGAAGTAAAGTTCTGCAGTGGAAAAACCTACCATAG GCGTTATACAAAATTCTATGGCACAGATGTTGATGCAGCTGCAAGCCTTGCCCGTGATGCCATTCTTA ATCATAGTTCCTGGGAGATGCAAATTGAGGATTGGCAGCATCCTATTTTGCAAGACAAGAGGTTTCCTGAATG GTATCCAGTCACACTATTCAATGAACTTTATTATCTTAATGCCGGAGGAACTATATGGACAG ATGGATTACCACCAATTCAAAGTTTAACAGCAATTGGAGGGAAAAAGTTCTCCCTTGACATGTCAAATGGAGAAACAGATGATGACAATGAGATGAACCCACAGACTAATACTGCCACTGACATTCTTCATCAAATGGCATCAGTACTTGAGAGAATTCATGCATCTCTTGCATCAAATTCTGCTATAGGAACAACTTTGCTTCAGGGTGAAGAGAACATTGGCCAATTTCTCTACCTTGAGGGAATTGAATACTATATGTGGAACACATATGATGTTCATTTCTATTCATCTTTTTCACTTATCATGCTATTTCCAAAACTTCAACTCAGCGTTCAGAGAGACTTCGCTGCAGCTGTCATGATGCACGACCCTGAAAAGCTCAAGCTCTTACATGATGGAAAATTGGCGGCAAGAAAAGTTCTTGGAGCTGTTCCTCACGATCTTGGTCTATATGACCCTTGGTTCAAAGTGAACGCATACACACTCCATAACACAGACCGTTGGAAGGACTTGAACCCAAAGTTTGTATTGCAAGTTTACAGAGATGTTGTGGCCACAGGCGATAAATCCTTCGCCCGAGCTGTTTGGCCATCTGTTTATATGGCGATGGCATATATGGAACAATTTGATAAAGATAAAGATGGAATGATTGAAAATGAGGACTTCCCAGATCAAACTTATGATGTTTGGTCCATGGCTGGTGTAAGCGCATACTGTGGTGGTCTTTGGGTGGCTGCTCTTCAGGCTGCGTCGGCCTTGGCACACGAAGTTGGTGACAAAGCTTCTGAAAAGCTTTTCTGGAACAAGTATGAGAAGGCTAAATCTGTTTATGACAAGCTGTGGAATGGTTCTTACTTCAATTATGATGATGCTGGCACTAAAGCTAGTACCTCCATTCACGCTGATCAGTTGGCTGGACAATG GTATGCCAAAGCCTGCGGCCTCTCCTCAATTGTTGACAAGGACAAATCACAAAGTGCACTTGAAAAGATATATACTTTCAACGTAATGAAGTTCAAGGATGGTAACAGGGGAGCAATCAATGGGATGTGGCCAGATGGTACATTGGACATGTCCACAATGCAATCTAGGGAGATATGGCCAGGCGTGACATACGCGCTTGCTGCATCTATGATTCAAGAAGGCATGGTTGAGGAGGGTTTCAAAACAGCTGAAGGAGTCTATCATGCTGCCTGGTCTTCAGAAGGACTTGG ATACGCATTCCAAACTCCTGAATCTTGGAACAATGACGATGAGTACCGGTCCTTGTGCTACATGCGCCCACTCGCCATATGGGCGATACAGTGGGCACTCTCAAATCCAAAGCTCCACAAGGAGCCTCCGACAGACATAACACAAGATTCTTTTCCGAAGAACCAGTTCTCATATGCACGAATAGCGAAGCTCCTGCAGTTACCTGAAGATGAATCGTCCAAGAGCGTCCCTCGGGTTATCTATGAGATAGTCCGGAACAGGTTTACTTCATGA
- the LOC125553539 gene encoding probable protein phosphatase 2C 74: MLLYTVQFLCSVVAAFARLARALRKAMASVLCSPPVSLPATTSPASSAPLSMRRKAHPALSVAVGDALRERDQREAREQLLIAPAVDAFAACNGGGGAAQQVEPAKKAARGARKRPSMLVIPVAPEAVEVAAGWGTVVAEKEAEVEVEGEGFWLASRRGARHAMEDAYGVIAQKLGADSQLAFYGVYDGHGGRAAVDFVSDHLGKNVVAAVLATKTEEAQGTEPSSWSTDAVTAAIRAAYLATDSELVKQGLRGGSCAATALVKDGDIYVANLGDCRAVMCRGGVATAVTSDHTAAREDERSRIENSGGYVSCGSNGVWRVQDCLAVSRAFGDADLKRWVIPEPEIRRLPLTAGCEFLVLASDGLWNKVSNQEAVDAVSRSRAGRDSTGCFKELVDMARCRGSRDDITVMVVDLKRFTI, from the exons ATGCTGTTGTACACCGTCCAGTTCCTCTGCTCCGTGGTCGCTGCCTTCGCCCGCCTCGCCCGCGCCCTCCGCAAGGCCATGGCATCCGTCCTCTGCTCCCCGCCGGTTTCCCTGCCCGCCACGACCTCCCCTGCGTCGTCCGCGCCGCTCTCCATGCGGAGGAAGGCGCACCCGGCTCTCAGCGTCGCCGTAGGGGACGCGCTGCGTGAGCGTGACCAGAGGGAGGCCAGGGAGCAGCTGCTGATTGCGCCGGCTGTGGACGCCTTTGCGGCGTgcaacggcggcggtggcgccGCGCAGCAGGTCGAGCCCGCGAAGAAGGCGGCGCGGGGGGCGAGGAAGAGGCCGTCGATGCTGGTCATACCCGTCGCCCCTGAGGCCGTCGAGGTGGCGGCTGGCTGGGGGACCGTTGTGGCCGAGAAGGAGGCCGAGGTGGAGGTGGAGGGGGAAGGGTTTTGGCTGGCGAGCAGGAGAGGGGCCAGGCATGCAATGGAGGATGCATATGGCGTGATCGCTCAGAAACTTGGAGCAGATTCCCAGCTG GCATTCTACGGTGTGTACGACGGACACGGCGGCCGCGCAGCGGTGGACTTCGTCTCCGACCACCTCGGCAAGAACGTGGTCGCTGCTGTGCTGGCCACGAAGACGGAGGAGGCGCAGGGAACAGAACCGTCGTCGTGGTCGACGGATGCTGTCACGGCGGCCATCAGAGCCGCCTACTTGGCCACCGACAGCGAGCTCGTGAAGCAG GGCCTGAGAGGTGGCTCATGTGCCGCAACGGCGCTGGTCAAGGACGGCGACATCTACGTGGCGAACCTCGGCGACTGCCGCGCCGTCATGTGCCGCGGCGGTGTGGCGACTGCCGTGACCTCCGACCACACCGCCGCGAGGGAGGACGAGAGGTCCCGCATCGAGAACTCG GGTGGCTACGTGAGCTGCGGCAGCAACGGCGTGTGGAGGGTGCAGGACTGCCTGGCCGTGTCGCGGGCGTTCGGCGACGCCGACCTCAAGCGCTGGGTGATCCCAGAGCCGGAGATCCGGAGGCTTCCCCTCACCGCCGGCTGCGAGTTCCTCGTCCTCGCCTCCGACGGTCTCTGGAACAAGGTGTCCAACCAGGAGGCGGTGGACGCCGTCTCCAGGAGCCGCGCCGGCCGGGACTCCACGGGGTGCTTCAAGGAGCTCGTGGACATGGCGCGGTGTAGAGGGAGCAGGGATGACATCACCGTCATGGTGGTCGACCTCAAGAGGTTCACGATATAA
- the LOC125550652 gene encoding non-lysosomal glucosylceramidase-like isoform X2 has protein sequence MTEKDGVHGVLLHHRTADGLPPVTFAIAAQEKEGVHISECPYFMMSGSSDEFTAKDMWNSVKEHGSFDLLDPVNSSTSSKPGTSIGAAIAASVKLAPQATQNVSFSLAWASPEVKFCSGKTYHRRYTKFYGTDVDAAASLARDAILNHSSWEMQIEDWQHPILQDKRFPEWYPVTLFNELYYLNAGGTIWTDGLPPIQSLTAIGGKKFSLDMSNGETDDDNEMNPQTNTATDILHQMASVLERIHASLASNSAIGTTLLQGEENIGQFLYLEGIEYYMWNTYDVHFYSSFSLIMLFPKLQLSVQRDFAAAVMMHDPEKLKLLHDGKLAARKVLGAVPHDLGLYDPWFKVNAYTLHNTDRWKDLNPKFVLQVYRDVVATGDKSFARAVWPSVYMAMAYMEQFDKDKDGMIENEDFPDQTYDVWSMAGVSAYCGGLWVAALQAASALAHEVGDKASEKLFWNKYEKAKSVYDKLWNGSYFNYDDAGTKASTSIHADQLAGQWYAKACGLSSIVDKDKSQSALEKIYTFNVMKFKDGNRGAINGMWPDGTLDMSTMQSREIWPGVTYALAASMIQEGMVEEGFKTAEGVYHAAWSSEGLGYAFQTPESWNNDDEYRSLCYMRPLAIWAIQWALSNPKLHKEPPTDITQDSFPKNQFSYARIAKLLQLPEDESSKSVPRVIYEIVRNRFTS, from the exons ATGAC AGAAAAGGATGGCGTGCATGGTGTACTGTTACACCACAG AACAGCTGATGGACTGCCACCAGTAACTTTCGCCATAGCTGCACAAGAGAAAGAGGGTGTTCATATCTCTGAATGCCCTTACTTTATGATGTCCGGTAGCTCTGATGAATTCACAGCAAAAGATATGTGGAACTCAGTGAAAGAG CATGGATCTTTTGATCTGCTTGATCCTGTCAATTCATCAACGTCCTCCAAACCAGGAACATCAATAGGAGCAGCTATTGCAGCTTCAGTTAAGCTTGCTCCTCAGGCAACCCAGAATGTTTCATTTTCACTTGCATGGGCTTCCCCTGAAGTAAAGTTCTGCAGTGGAAAAACCTACCATAG GCGTTATACAAAATTCTATGGCACAGATGTTGATGCAGCTGCAAGCCTTGCCCGTGATGCCATTCTTA ATCATAGTTCCTGGGAGATGCAAATTGAGGATTGGCAGCATCCTATTTTGCAAGACAAGAGGTTTCCTGAATG GTATCCAGTCACACTATTCAATGAACTTTATTATCTTAATGCCGGAGGAACTATATGGACAG ATGGATTACCACCAATTCAAAGTTTAACAGCAATTGGAGGGAAAAAGTTCTCCCTTGACATGTCAAATGGAGAAACAGATGATGACAATGAGATGAACCCACAGACTAATACTGCCACTGACATTCTTCATCAAATGGCATCAGTACTTGAGAGAATTCATGCATCTCTTGCATCAAATTCTGCTATAGGAACAACTTTGCTTCAGGGTGAAGAGAACATTGGCCAATTTCTCTACCTTGAGGGAATTGAATACTATATGTGGAACACATATGATGTTCATTTCTATTCATCTTTTTCACTTATCATGCTATTTCCAAAACTTCAACTCAGCGTTCAGAGAGACTTCGCTGCAGCTGTCATGATGCACGACCCTGAAAAGCTCAAGCTCTTACATGATGGAAAATTGGCGGCAAGAAAAGTTCTTGGAGCTGTTCCTCACGATCTTGGTCTATATGACCCTTGGTTCAAAGTGAACGCATACACACTCCATAACACAGACCGTTGGAAGGACTTGAACCCAAAGTTTGTATTGCAAGTTTACAGAGATGTTGTGGCCACAGGCGATAAATCCTTCGCCCGAGCTGTTTGGCCATCTGTTTATATGGCGATGGCATATATGGAACAATTTGATAAAGATAAAGATGGAATGATTGAAAATGAGGACTTCCCAGATCAAACTTATGATGTTTGGTCCATGGCTGGTGTAAGCGCATACTGTGGTGGTCTTTGGGTGGCTGCTCTTCAGGCTGCGTCGGCCTTGGCACACGAAGTTGGTGACAAAGCTTCTGAAAAGCTTTTCTGGAACAAGTATGAGAAGGCTAAATCTGTTTATGACAAGCTGTGGAATGGTTCTTACTTCAATTATGATGATGCTGGCACTAAAGCTAGTACCTCCATTCACGCTGATCAGTTGGCTGGACAATG GTATGCCAAAGCCTGCGGCCTCTCCTCAATTGTTGACAAGGACAAATCACAAAGTGCACTTGAAAAGATATATACTTTCAACGTAATGAAGTTCAAGGATGGTAACAGGGGAGCAATCAATGGGATGTGGCCAGATGGTACATTGGACATGTCCACAATGCAATCTAGGGAGATATGGCCAGGCGTGACATACGCGCTTGCTGCATCTATGATTCAAGAAGGCATGGTTGAGGAGGGTTTCAAAACAGCTGAAGGAGTCTATCATGCTGCCTGGTCTTCAGAAGGACTTGG ATACGCATTCCAAACTCCTGAATCTTGGAACAATGACGATGAGTACCGGTCCTTGTGCTACATGCGCCCACTCGCCATATGGGCGATACAGTGGGCACTCTCAAATCCAAAGCTCCACAAGGAGCCTCCGACAGACATAACACAAGATTCTTTTCCGAAGAACCAGTTCTCATATGCACGAATAGCGAAGCTCCTGCAGTTACCTGAAGATGAATCGTCCAAGAGCGTCCCTCGGGTTATCTATGAGATAGTCCGGAACAGGTTTACTTCATGA